The nucleotide sequence TGTGCACGGCCCCAGCCCACGCAcctacccccaacccctcccGCACACGCGTTCACAGCCGCCCGGCTGCCCTCATCCTGCGGTCTTGCTCCAGGCTGGGCAAGAATCGGTGCTCGGGTCTAGtgtaaggaggaggaggagatcgccaattgtcaggaaaaaaaaaaaaaaaaacccagaaaaaagcTTGTGCGCGCCGCCGCTGCGTTGCACTAGGCAGGGGGAGGCGTAGGGATATTCGAGGCGCCTTGCAGCGAACGGCAGAGCTCTGTGCCCGAGGCCAGAGAGTCAGCGCTAGGCTGGCGGGCTGGAAAGCAGAGCTCAAATGAAACTCCTCAGTCGTTGATCAAAGGGCTCACAGCTCAAACCAGATCCCCCAGCGAATTAATCTTTTGGTAAGATACTGTAAATGAACGTTTAGGAAGGGAAGAGGCGAGTATAAAGCTTCTGCACGTCTATAGGAGCCGCCAGCGTGCGTCCCTGGGCTTGCATCCCCTGGCTGTTTGGGACCCACCTCTGCTCCACACTCCAGCTGTCTCACCCCTTTTCCCCGCAGCCTCTTCAGATCTTCACACTTAGTTTGACACAGCCTACGCCATATCTGTTTTTAAATGTCCTGCTAATCTCCGCCAGGGTCCCTTAATTTGGTAACCCCTGCCAATTAGTGGCCCCTCTGcaactttttcctgtttttctcggTGACTTATTTTCTCGATGAGCAGCAAGGAAAACaccttaaaggaaaaagaatgttaGCGTCATTGGAAACCCCGCTCCTGGGAGAGGATACCGCTGCTGCTATTATGTTTTCGCATTTGCTGATGCAAACAGGGAAACCTCTCTATTCCCTCTCCATTACCTGCGGCTGGGGACTAGGAACTTTCCGCGGCAGAGTCCCCAGCTAGCGCCTCGGGACCTGCCGGGCTGTTCTCgctctcacactcacactcaccccGGCAGCCCAGGCGCGGGTTCCATCCCGCCCGGCCCGGTTACTGCGTGACGCGCCTTCTTGACGGCCGGCTTGTCCAATTAGCTCTGACTCGGTGGGTGGTGCTCCTCGGCGATTGGTTGGCAGAATGAGGGCGCTGCGCAAAAACAGAGAAGCGGAGCGCTCGGAGCTCAGAAACTGCCAGCCgagatcacaggctctagggctgaggcaggaggaggagggaagaactgaaaagcagagagacaggttagaggaaagaagaggcttgggaaggaaacagcaaaaaagaaactGCTCATCACAGTTACTGAGAGGCAAACGACGGTGAAGATGAGGACAGAGAGAGGCAAGACCATGACAGCCAAAAAAGAcaaatagagagaaagagaaaaaatgccaAGAACATCCATCCGGAGAAATGAAGAGAATGAAAGTTTTATGCTGCAGAGCCATTCTATGCTTTTCCGGCACAAAATTCCCTCGCTGTTTTTAAGCCCTTTTGCATTTGCCAGCCGTTGACAGTAAGAGGCATGTTCAGCGGTGCCAACAgcatctcctcttccttctcctcttcctcttcatcttcctcctcctccttctccttctttcctcctcctccttctcctcccatcagCGAGAAGACAAACCGAGGACAGTCTTGAAATACCGAAATTTCCTCCTTGGGATTTGCCAGCGCCGCGTTGCGCCAAGACTGTCGGAATAAAGGACGCTGactattgtattattattttattaattggtCAGTGGGAagattacagatgaggaaaggggACGCCTGTCACCCTTCcttctctaaaattaaaaaatgaggttGAATTGGGGGAAACCctaaaatgaagcaaaagaaataagattTGTAAGGACAGAAAGCCACAGGAGCCCCCCCACATAGCgcacttttatttgtattttttatttgagatttttttttttttccgtggtGGTGGGGGAGGTGATTGGGTGGCTGACTGGCTGCGGGAAGCTGCTTCCTTTCCCTTTGGAGATGATTGTGCTATTATTCTTTGCCTTGCTCTGGATGGTGGAAGGAGCCTTTTCCCAGCTTCACTACACGGTGCAGGAAGAGCAGGGACATGGCACTTTCGTGGGGAATATCGCTGAAGATCTGGGCTTGGACATTACAAAACTTTCGGCTCGCGGCTTTCAAACGGCGCCCAACTCTCGGACCCCTTACTTGGACCTCAACCTGGAGACCGGGGTGTTGTACGTGAATGAGAAGATTGACCGCGAGCAAATCTGCAAGCAGAGCCCCTCCTGCGTCCTGCACCTGGAGGTCttcctggagaaccccttggagCTGTTCCGGGTGGAGATCGAGGTGCTGGACATCAACGACAACCCCCCCTCCTTCCCGGAGCCGGACCTGACCGTAGAGATCTCTGAGAGCGCCACGCCGGGCACCCGCTTCCCCTTGGAGAGCGCATTCGACCCAGACGTGGGTACCAACTCCTTGCGCGACTACGAGATCACCCCCAACAGCTACTTCTCCCTGGACGTGCAGACCCAGGGGGATGGCAACCGATTCGCCgagctggtgctggagaagcctctggACCGAGAGCAGCAAGCGGTGCACCGCTACGTGCTGACCGCGGTGgacgggggaggagggggaggcggagatggaggaggaggcggcggcgggggagggggcctgCTCCCCCAGCAGCAGCGCACCGGCACGGCCCTACTCACCATCCGAGTGCTGGACTCCAACGACAATGTGCCCGCCTTCGACCAACCCGTCTACACTGTGTCCCTGCCAGAGAACTCGCCGCCGGGTACGCTCGTGATCCAGCTTAACGCCACAGACCCAGATGAGGGCCAGAATGGGGAGGTCGTGTACGCCTTCAGCAGCCACATTTCGCCCCGGGCGCGCGAGCTCTTCGGACTCTCCCCTCGCACCGGCCGGCTGGAGGTGAGCGGCGAGCTGGACTACGAAGAGAGCCCGGTGTACCAAGTGTACGTTCAAGCCAAGGACCTGGGCCCCAACGCCGTGCCTGCGCACTGCAAGGTGATAGTGAGGGTGCTGGATGCTAACGACAACGCGCCGGAGATCAGCTTCAGCACCGTGAAGGAGGCGGTGAGCGAGGGCGCGGCGCCCGGCACGGTGGTGGCCTTGTTCAGCGTAACCGACCGCGACTCAGAGGAGAATGGGCAGGTGCAGTGCGAGCTGCTGGGGGACGTGCCGTTCCGCCTCAAGTCTTCCTTTAAGAACTACTATACCATCGTGACCGAGGCCCCTCTGGACCGAGAGGCGGGGGACTCCTACACCCTGACCGTGGTGGCTCGCGACCGGGGCGAGCCTGCCCTCTCCACCAGTAAGTCCATCCAGGTGCAAGTGTCAGATGTGAACGACAACGCGCCGCGCTTCAGCCAGCCGGTCTACGACGTGTATGTGACCGAGAACAACGTGCCAGGCGCCTACATCTACGCGGTGAGCGCCACAGACCGTGATGAGGGCGCCAACGCCCAGCTAGCCTACTCGATCCTGGAGTGCCAGATCCAGGGCATGAGCGTCTTCACGTACGTGTCCATCAACTCCGAGAACGGCTACCTGTACGCCCTGCGCTCCTTCGACTATGAACAGCTCAAGGACTTCAGCTTCCAAGTGGAAGCGCGGGACGCGGGTAGCCCCCAGGCGCTGGCTGGCAACGCCACGGTCAACATCCTCATCGTGGATCAGAACGACAACGCTCCTGCCATCGTCGCCCCCCTTCCGGGGCGCAACGGGACTCCGGCGCGCGAGGTGCTGCCCCGCTCGGCTGAGCCCGGTTACCTGCTGACCCGCGTGGCCGCGGTGGACGCAGATGACGGCGAGAACGCCCGGCTCACCTACAGCATCGTGAGGGGTAACGAAATGAACCTCTTCCGCATGGACTGGCGCACCGGGGAGCTCCGTACAGCGCGCCGGGTGCCGGCCAAGCGCGACCCCCAGCGGCCTTACGAACTGGTGATCGAGGTGCGCGACCACGGGCAACCTCCCCTCTCGTCCACCGCCACCTTGGTGGTGCAGCTGGTGGATGGCGCTGTCGAGCcccagggcgggggcgggggcgggggcggggggtcaGGAGAGCACCAGCGCCCCAGCCGCTCCGGCGGCGGGGAGACGTCGCTGGACCTCACCCTCATCCTCATCATCGCGCTGGGCTCGGTGTCCTTCATCTTCCTTCTGGCCATGATCGTACTTGCAGTGCggtgccagaaagagaaaaagctgaATATCTACACGTGTCTGGCCAGCGactgctgcctctgctgctgctgtggcAGCGGGGGGTCGACCTGCTGTGGCCGCCAAGCCCGGGCGCGCAAGAAGAAACTTAGCAAGTCGGACATCATGCTGGTTCAAAGCTCCAACGTACCCAGTAACACGGCCCAGGTGCCGGTGGAGGAGTCCGGGGGCTTTGGCTCCCATCACCACAACCAGAATTACTGCTACCAGGTCTGCCTGACCCCCGAGTCCGCCAAAACCGACCTGATGTTCCTTAAGCCCTGCAGCCCATCGCGGAGTACGGACACTGAGCACAACCCCTGCGGGGCCATCGTCACCGGTTACACAGACCAGCAGCCCGACATCATCTCCAACGGAAGCATTTTGTCCAACGAGGTAAGGCTGAAGCGAAAGGACCACCATCTCTCATCTCCTCCATCTGAAAGCCTCCTCTAGCCCGGCCCTTGTATCTCTGGTgcactgtgtatttatttttaggatATTAGCTTATTTGTATCTTTGTGGGGGCAGGAAGGGAAAGCTGCCTCTCCCACTCCTTCTTGTGTAACTTAAACTTCGTGTCGTCCCTAATTTTCTGCGCTCCACCCttctacatttattttcattgccCTCCTTTGGTGTTTTGCCACCTTGGACCCTCCTTCTTCCCTCTGGCATCTTTCCTTTAAAATCCTAGTcccttcaccccaccccaccccagtccttTTCCTTCTTAGAAAGCTGGGGCTAAAGGAGAAAGTGCCCGAGGGGAGAGGGAAATGCAGGGAGGGACCTTCTGGCACTGgcaaaggtcttttttttttctctttgcatttgtCCCAAGCATAATAAAGTTAATTGTTTGGCTTTGTTTATCGATGCCTTCAGTCGCGTGTAAAAGTAAGCTATAGATTGTTTAACTTTGCACAGTTGTCTAAACTCGAATGCATGTTTCAGTGATCCTTGTTCTCTGAACTCGGGTTGCAAAAAAAAAGCCTTCAGTTCTACTATGGACAGCATTACAGACGTTCTTGAAGCCCAACGCCCACACAGTGTGAATTTGAATGAAGTTGCTTTGGCACAAACCCCTGTAAGCGTAAACTCACGGAAAGGCTTCAACAGTTGTTGTCTTACATATTCCTTTTAGCTAATAATCACCTTCTTGCCATCGTTTTTGATGAATCACTGCTGTTGGCTTTCTTCATCAAAGAATTTGGCTTGTCAATTCCTATTTCCTTTTCTAAGATGGAGAAGTGGCAAAattgaaaggagggagggagagggagaacagAGTTGATTTCTGTAAAAGAAAGTTTGGACCGGAAAAGGTGCGTGTGGGGTGGTGGAGGCGGGGAGGAGAATGCAGAGTGTGTTTGGAGCGGGAAAGAATTGGGGTCAGGAGGGAAGCGGGTATTATGAACTCCTTTTTTGGcaggttattttatttattttgagtctTAGATATTATTCATTGACTTTCATGAATATTTGTACAGCTCATTTGTATCTTAagcacattttgaaaataaacaacaaaattattCCATAAAATATCCAAACTTTTTGCTTATTGAGCGTGCTGTTTTTCTTGTGTCAACCAGTATGCACCTAAACACTTTTTTAGGCCACTGAAAGGAAGACTGCAGCATATATCTAGGTTGACTCTATTGGAGACAATAGTTTATGAGGGCCAGCTATGAGGTTATTTGCATTCTCTCCTtaaaacgcacacacacacacacacatttaaaattggccttttatttgtgtattttttaacctTTACTGAAAATCTAGATATGCAAAATCTGCATATCTTCTTGCCTTTACTAGCACTAGTCTTTATAATAACTAGTCTGAGATCTTAGAGCAGCttagaaattccttaaaaatgtaCACAATTACTTAAGCTAGAAATAGTTCCTAACATCAAAATCAGACTGTTAGGTAAACCCATAGCGTTCGAATgctcttgatttatttattttttttctagaataaaCATCAGCGAGCAGAGCTCAGCTATCTAGTTGACAGACCTCGCCGAGTTAACAGGTATggactcctttctttttttttttcctagcttgGTGTATAGACAGATTGCGACCTACTAAAAGTAGGAATTAGGTATATTATTCaatatcaaaatagaaaatgataaagTATTTCCAATTAGGACAGGACATAAATATTGATTATATTAGGTTTTCtagacaataaattaaaaaatattggtgTGCTTCTTTTATATACAACCACTaagtatatttgaatattttgtcaGTTTACACTCTTACACTGCTTCTGATAATCTTCCTAACTATTCCAGACATATACAGATATATCTGTCCTATGACAGTGATATAAACATATGCTCAACTCTAATCATAGAAGAATGATTGAGCTTTACATGCCTTAAGGGCTCAAACTGACTGCAGATGCCCAGGGTTGGAGAGTTAGGCTTAAGGTTTTAAAAACTAGCTTTAAGCAGAAATCAAGAGCTATAAGCATCTGCAGCACCATAGGTGACCATGTGGTGGCAGAAGaatgttttctgtgtttcttcGATCTTTTTTATTCTAATATTCACATTTTTGTACTTCTAGTTCTGCATTCCAGGAAGCCGACATAGTAAGCTCTAAGGACAGTGGTCATGGAGACAGTGAACAGGGAGATAGTGATCATGACGCCACCAACCGCGGCCAGTCAGCTGGTAAGTGTGATTAAAGGGCGATGCTGACTTTtatagtagatttttaaaaaataaatcctcaGAGGATGATGTTTTAGGTAGTTTTCAGTGTTAGTAAACCTACAGAAAACTGGTGTCATCCTATGTTGACAATTGTATACTCAAAGGGACTTGTAATACAGTTTAATGTTCCTTTAGAGAATGAAAGTTAGAAATTCATTGTGGAATACGTGAGACcgtgaaacatttcttttttatgtcatGTTCTTTCCGGGGATTATATTGCGTACAAAGGACATGGATTGCTCACCTGGTCCAGTCCCCAGTCTCCAGTCAATTAAGCTATTATTAGACTTGCTTGTGGATGAAATAACagaagatgaatgaaactggttGACCTGTACAAGGTCACAAGAGGAAAAGTGAATGACTGGGAAACAAAATCCAAATTTTCTCATTTCCAGAGCAATGCATTTTACATACCACTGAACACTGATGAGATAAGGAATGGTGATTAAAAGTCATGAATAGATTGAAAGCAGGATTTCCAAATCTGGGTTCTTAGGCTTCAGGACATTAGTAAACACTTGATAATGTGCATTTTCTGAAGCATTCCTCATATTTTCAACAGGATCCAAGTTCAAAAGTTGACCTCTGGGTGTATTTGCTTATAAGCTTGAAGGTACTCCCTGGTGGGAGTTACAATGTGAtacatattttttactttgttttactttatttttctcctgtatACATGTCCCTTTTAAGTTTTGTAGAATCCTGATAACTCTGGTTACTAACAATTAgagaaaacactgaaaagaaataaaatatgtaccttaaaatactgaaaacaatttTACAAGGTTTGgattttctttctactttgttTGCATTTCAACTATGAAGGatgctttttgaattttttaaaaattttttctctttcaactgAGTTTTGCGTTCATCTGACACATGAAGCAATGCAAAGGCAAGCTAATTTGTGTCCCTTCTAAAAAACGCCCATCGTTGGACTGTGTGGAGGGCCAACTTCATTCACTTGAGCTTTAAGCTCTATCGTGGTTAGTGATTAAGCCATGGGGAGATAGGGTTCTCCTTTTCAAGGTGACTGATCCTCGAGAGCACCCATTCCTTAGCACACACTGCATGGACCTCTGAAAGATGTTGAGGCACTGTGTCAAAGGGCAGTACCCGCCCCACCGTCGCCTGGCAGCAGTGGTGGCTGCTGGCCTCACTTGGCTCATGGGTGGTGTGTCTGAGGCTGCCTTGGCCTTGGGAAAcacaggcaggaggagggagagaaaagactGCTCAAGGGTCTCTTTATATTGCTGCAAGTCATTAATATGCAGACCTAATGAGACTTGGGAACTGCCAAGAATCCCCGGAGGTCCCTGCCCCTTGCGGGCCTTCACGCTAAGTGAACAGAGCATCTATTTAGTGTCTGGGAACCTGACAACAAACCAGATCTTGCCAGAAGTTTATATTTGAGTACAAAGTCCCTTTCATTTTTGGCCTATATATGACAT is from Muntiacus reevesi chromosome 13, mMunRee1.1, whole genome shotgun sequence and encodes:
- the PCDH10 gene encoding protocadherin-10 isoform X2, whose translation is MIVLLFFALLWMVEGAFSQLHYTVQEEQGHGTFVGNIAEDLGLDITKLSARGFQTAPNSRTPYLDLNLETGVLYVNEKIDREQICKQSPSCVLHLEVFLENPLELFRVEIEVLDINDNPPSFPEPDLTVEISESATPGTRFPLESAFDPDVGTNSLRDYEITPNSYFSLDVQTQGDGNRFAELVLEKPLDREQQAVHRYVLTAVDGGGGGGGDGGGGGGGGGGLLPQQQRTGTALLTIRVLDSNDNVPAFDQPVYTVSLPENSPPGTLVIQLNATDPDEGQNGEVVYAFSSHISPRARELFGLSPRTGRLEVSGELDYEESPVYQVYVQAKDLGPNAVPAHCKVIVRVLDANDNAPEISFSTVKEAVSEGAAPGTVVALFSVTDRDSEENGQVQCELLGDVPFRLKSSFKNYYTIVTEAPLDREAGDSYTLTVVARDRGEPALSTSKSIQVQVSDVNDNAPRFSQPVYDVYVTENNVPGAYIYAVSATDRDEGANAQLAYSILECQIQGMSVFTYVSINSENGYLYALRSFDYEQLKDFSFQVEARDAGSPQALAGNATVNILIVDQNDNAPAIVAPLPGRNGTPAREVLPRSAEPGYLLTRVAAVDADDGENARLTYSIVRGNEMNLFRMDWRTGELRTARRVPAKRDPQRPYELVIEVRDHGQPPLSSTATLVVQLVDGAVEPQGGGGGGGGGSGEHQRPSRSGGGETSLDLTLILIIALGSVSFIFLLAMIVLAVRCQKEKKLNIYTCLASDCCLCCCCGSGGSTCCGRQARARKKKLSKSDIMLVQSSNVPSNTAQVPVEESGGFGSHHHNQNYCYQVCLTPESAKTDLMFLKPCSPSRSTDTEHNPCGAIVTGYTDQQPDIISNGSILSNENKHQRAELSYLVDRPRRVNSSAFQEADIVSSKDSGHGDSEQGDSDHDATNRGQSAGMDLFSNCTEECKALGHSDRCWMPSFVPSDGRQAADYRSNLHVPGMDSVPDTEVFEAPEAQPGAERSFSTFGKEKALHSTLERKELDGLLSNTRAPYKPPYLTRKRIC
- the PCDH10 gene encoding protocadherin-10 isoform X1 yields the protein MIVLLFFALLWMVEGAFSQLHYTVQEEQGHGTFVGNIAEDLGLDITKLSARGFQTAPNSRTPYLDLNLETGVLYVNEKIDREQICKQSPSCVLHLEVFLENPLELFRVEIEVLDINDNPPSFPEPDLTVEISESATPGTRFPLESAFDPDVGTNSLRDYEITPNSYFSLDVQTQGDGNRFAELVLEKPLDREQQAVHRYVLTAVDGGGGGGGDGGGGGGGGGGLLPQQQRTGTALLTIRVLDSNDNVPAFDQPVYTVSLPENSPPGTLVIQLNATDPDEGQNGEVVYAFSSHISPRARELFGLSPRTGRLEVSGELDYEESPVYQVYVQAKDLGPNAVPAHCKVIVRVLDANDNAPEISFSTVKEAVSEGAAPGTVVALFSVTDRDSEENGQVQCELLGDVPFRLKSSFKNYYTIVTEAPLDREAGDSYTLTVVARDRGEPALSTSKSIQVQVSDVNDNAPRFSQPVYDVYVTENNVPGAYIYAVSATDRDEGANAQLAYSILECQIQGMSVFTYVSINSENGYLYALRSFDYEQLKDFSFQVEARDAGSPQALAGNATVNILIVDQNDNAPAIVAPLPGRNGTPAREVLPRSAEPGYLLTRVAAVDADDGENARLTYSIVRGNEMNLFRMDWRTGELRTARRVPAKRDPQRPYELVIEVRDHGQPPLSSTATLVVQLVDGAVEPQGGGGGGGGGSGEHQRPSRSGGGETSLDLTLILIIALGSVSFIFLLAMIVLAVRCQKEKKLNIYTCLASDCCLCCCCGSGGSTCCGRQARARKKKLSKSDIMLVQSSNVPSNTAQVPVEESGGFGSHHHNQNYCYQVCLTPESAKTDLMFLKPCSPSRSTDTEHNPCGAIVTGYTDQQPDIISNGSILSNENKHQRAELSYLVDRPRRVNSSAFQEADIVSSKDSGHGDSEQGDSDHDATNRGQSAGMDLFSNCTEECKALGHSDRCWMPSFVPSDGRQAADYRSNLHVPGMDSVPDTEVFEAPEAQPGAERSFSTFGKEKALHSTLERKELDGLLSNTRAPYKPPYLNHFHPLSYFVHWK